The genomic stretch TTCCTATCACCGTACGCTCAATGGATTCTTTTTATAGCAGAAGACTGGAGTCTCACATTAAAACGGGTCTGTACTTTGGAATTATTCTAGTCATGATTCTCTATAACCTGTTTTTGTTTATCTCAGTTCGTGATATAAATTTTCTATACTACATATTGTATATCGCCTCTGTGGGCTTAGCGCAGGGAACTTTGATGGGGTTTACAACAATTTACCTATGGCCAAATAATGATTGGCTGGTGGAGAATGCCGTGTATTTGTTTGGAATATTGTCTGGATTATTCACAGCGATTTTTGTGATTAGTTTTATTAAAACGAAAGAGTATGTGCCGATTCTGCATAAATTTTTCGTGTCTTTTATTGTGCTATATGGGGTTATCACCATAATGGTGCTTACGGGTTATGAACTGGAAGCTTATCAAGCCATTAATTTAATAGCTGGCGTGGGTGCTATTGTAGCATTGATTGCAGCTATTGCGGTAAGTAGAAAAGGGTATATGCCTGCTAAATTTTTTCTATTTGCATACTCCTTCTTTTTGGGAAGCATTATTATTCTGGTGTTGAAAGATTATGGAATTCTGCCTTACAATGAGTTTACCAAATCATCTGTAATTTATGGTTCATCATTTGAAATAGTATTGCTGTCATTAGCTTTGGCTAATAGGATAAATGTGTTGCGCGAAGAAAAAGAAGCTTCACAGGCAGAAGCTTTGAGAGCATTAAGGGAGAACGAAAAAATTATTAGAGAGCAAAACGTGCTTTTGGAGCAGCGGGTAAATGAACGAACTCTAGAGTTGCAAGAGGCTAATGAAGAGCTTACAGTTACTTTGTCAAACCTTAAGGATACGCAAACTCAGCTCGTAGATGCGGAGAAAATGGCTTCTCTTGGTCAGCTTACAGCTGGTATTGCACATGAGATCAATAACCCTATAAATTTTGTTACTTCAAATATAAAGCCGCTCAAGCGTGATTTGGTTGACGTATACGAGCTAGTAGATGCGTACACAGCTATAGAAGAGGAGGGAATGGCCGATGCTTTGAAAAAAGCCCATGAGCTAAAAGAAGAGATTGATTACGATTACATCAAAGAAGAAATCGAATCTTTAGTTCAAGGTATTTCTGATGGCGCCAATCGAACTTCAGAAATTGTAAGAGGTTTGAAAAACTTTAGTCGACTAGATGAAGATGTGGTAAAGCCAGCCGATTTACATGAAGGTTTATCCAGTACAATTGTACTCTTGCAAAGTAAAATTAAAGAGGGTATAAAGGTGGTAAAGGATTTTGATGAAAACCTTCCCAAGATAGATTGTTATCCAGGAAAGTTGAACCAAGTATTTATGAATATCCTGAATAATGGAATCTATGCGGTATCTCATAAAAACTATGAGGAAGATGAGGCTCCAACACTTACTTTGAAGACTCAAATGAACAAAAGTATGGTGAGTGTCCATCTAATTGATAATGGAATAGGGATGGATGAGGCCACAAAAAAGAAAATATTTGACCCATTTTTTACCACCAAAGATGTGGGGGAAGGTACTGGTTTAGGGATGAGTATAGTCTATAAAATTGTTGAAAAACACGGAGGAACAATGACTGTAAACTCTGAGCTCGGAAAGGGTACGGAATTTATAATAACTTTACCCTTGCGCCAGCCAAACGAATTTCAATGATATCACGAGAAGCAAATCAAAAAATACGAGTTCTTTACTTGGATGATGAGGAGAACAACCTCAAGTCATTTAAAGCAGCCTTTAGAAGAGAGTATGATGTTCATACAGCTATAACTTCAGAG from Owenweeksia hongkongensis DSM 17368 encodes the following:
- a CDS encoding sensor histidine kinase; this encodes MRKYILALLLIITSLKGFGQEITYDCNSENNEYFGNQLEYYKTDKSLAVKDLERVEFKKISQDVPNFGVTESTIWLKGKLRSLTECEALFEIENQSLDTVEFFLFQGDDLVAHSVAGQQVPVREWEVKNPVLGFPFQSLENAQLDFYFKVKSKKQIIVPITVRSMDSFYSRRLESHIKTGLYFGIILVMILYNLFLFISVRDINFLYYILYIASVGLAQGTLMGFTTIYLWPNNDWLVENAVYLFGILSGLFTAIFVISFIKTKEYVPILHKFFVSFIVLYGVITIMVLTGYELEAYQAINLIAGVGAIVALIAAIAVSRKGYMPAKFFLFAYSFFLGSIIILVLKDYGILPYNEFTKSSVIYGSSFEIVLLSLALANRINVLREEKEASQAEALRALRENEKIIREQNVLLEQRVNERTLELQEANEELTVTLSNLKDTQTQLVDAEKMASLGQLTAGIAHEINNPINFVTSNIKPLKRDLVDVYELVDAYTAIEEEGMADALKKAHELKEEIDYDYIKEEIESLVQGISDGANRTSEIVRGLKNFSRLDEDVVKPADLHEGLSSTIVLLQSKIKEGIKVVKDFDENLPKIDCYPGKLNQVFMNILNNGIYAVSHKNYEEDEAPTLTLKTQMNKSMVSVHLIDNGIGMDEATKKKIFDPFFTTKDVGEGTGLGMSIVYKIVEKHGGTMTVNSELGKGTEFIITLPLRQPNEFQ